The following coding sequences are from one Coffea arabica cultivar ET-39 chromosome 11e, Coffea Arabica ET-39 HiFi, whole genome shotgun sequence window:
- the LOC113719552 gene encoding uncharacterized protein, with translation MHVMMKQLVSMGFPNSLAAEALKAAGGDIVKATDWILSRSQTTPSPPHRHTADTAIALQPPQIHHDNSPSPPPLSPAAASSNFQPKIDRFFHFRCKTQTPTPATSSSSKSQLCKEEVVQQQQHDHADEDVLDDDDHHLQGGKRPRLSSSPQERDNYGSKQQPSSSPVAFPREPLSELMRPSTLDQVVGQEHLLGPNSALRSAIRHSRLPSIVLWGPPGTGKTSIARAIVSSCSDVYRFVPFSAVNSGVKEVRDAVEEARKWKSKNSKIDNNRRMRTVLFIDEVHRFNKAQQDSLLPVIEDGSIVFIGATTENPSFHLITPLLSRCTVLVLNPLKPHHIATLLKRAISDSDKGLSSFSKVQVEDEAIEFLAAHCDGDARVALNKLELSATTAATERFHQKKGGGGGEGSLDSDVLSITVSHVKEAMQSKHIAYDRDGEEHYNLISALHKSMRGSDADASIYWLARMLEGGEQPLYIARRLIRFASEDVGLADPSALTQAVACYQACHFIGMPECNVVLAQCVAYLALAPKSISVYRAIQDAQKVARDSVGQNEGVPLHLRNAPTKLMKEIGYGKGYVYPPDNPKASSQTYMPPSLQGYKFLHWPNAPGAD, from the coding sequence ATGCACGTAATGATGAAGCAACTGGTGAGCATGGGGTTCCCCAACTCTCTGGCTGCTGAAGCTCTAAAGGCCGCCGGCGGCGACATCGTCAAGGCCACCGACTGGATTCTCAGCCGCAGCCAAACAACACCCAGTCCTCCTCATCGTCATACTGCTGATACTGCAATTGCTTTACAACCCCCTCAAATTCACCATGATAATAgcccttctcctcctcctctttctCCTGCTGCTGCCTCCTCCAATTTCCAGCCCAAAATCGATCGCTTCTTTCACTTCCGTTGCAAAACTCAAACCCCAACGCCCgctacttcttcttcttctaaatcCCAACTATGCAAGGAGGAGGTggtgcagcagcagcagcatgaTCATGCTGATGAAGACGTTCTTGATGATGATGACCATCACTTACAGGGAGGGAAGAGGCCTAGGCTAAGCAGCTCCCCGCAAGAACGTGATAATTATGGTAGTAAACAACAGCCCTCCTCCTCGCCGGTGGCATTTCCACGTGAACCCTTGTCGGAGCTGATGAGGCCATCCACCCTTGACCAAGTGGTTGGCCAAGAACACCTTCTGGGCCCCAATTCCGCCCTCCGCTCCGCCATTCGACATAGCCGCCTCCCTTCTATTGTCCTCTGGGGACCACCCGGCACCGGCAAGACCTCCATTGCCAGAGCCATTGTCAGTTCTTGCTCTGATGTCTACCGTTTTGTTCCCTTTTCAGCCGTGAATTCGGGGGTCAAGGAGGTCAGAGACGCGGTGGAGGAGGCTAGAAAGTGGAAATCAAAAAACTCCAAGATCGATAACAATAGGAGGATGAGGACTGTTCTTTTCATTGACGAGGTTCACAGGTTCAACAAGGCCCAACAGGACTCTCTCCTACCGGTGATTGAGGATGGCAGCATTGTTTTCATAGGTGCTACCACTGAGAACCCATCTTTCCATTTGATTACTCCATTATTGTCCCGTTGCACTGTGCTTGTCCTCAATCCCCTCAAACCCCACCACATTGCCACTCTCCTAAAGCGGGCCATTTCCGATTCCGATAAGGGACTCTCATCTTTCTCGAAAGTTCAAGTAGAGGATGAAGCCATTGAGTTCCTGGCAGCTCATTGTGACGGAGATGCAAGGGTGGCATTGAACAAATTGGAACTTTCGGCTACTACTGCAGCTACAGAGCGCTTTCATCAGAAAAAAGGAGGTGGAGGAGGAGAAGGATCGTTGGATTCAGATGTGCTTTCGATCACTGTAAGTCATGTCAAAGAGGCAATGCAgtctaagcatatagcttatgACAGGGACGGTGAAGAGCATTACAACCTCATCAGTGCGCTCCACAAGTCCATGAGAGGGAGTGATGCTGATGCGTCAATCTATTGGTTGGCCAGGATGCTGGAAGGAGGAGAACAGCCCCTGTACATTGCACGTCGCCTCATCAGATTTGCCAGTGAAGATGTAGGCTTGGCTGATCCATCTGCCCTTACTCAGGCTGTTGCTTGCTACCAAGCTTGTCACTTTATTGGCATGCCAGAGTGCAATGTGGTTCTAGCGCAATGCGTTGCCTACTTGGCTCTGGCTCCTAAATCAATTTCCGTCTACAGAGCAATTCAAGATGCACAGAAGGTAGCACGAGACTCTGTTGGGCAGAATGAGGGGGTGCCGCTTCACCTAAGGAATGCACCGACGAAGCTAATGAAGGAGATTGGATATGGGAAAGGCTATGTCTATCCTCCTGACAATCCTAAAGCTTCATCTCAGACCTATATGCCACCATCACTTCAAGGTTATAAATTCCTTCACTGGCCAAATGCTCCAGGGGCTGATTGA